agtttataatttaaatataaattacttttgaaataataatattcttaatttagttaacttttattgttaattatcaagtgtcacaactaagtgaaaaccaattggttaattgcataattttatttaaaatataggctatcttcaaaacaataaaataagttaattaataaaatttaaattaatttagttattttaaaatatagactcattcatgaaaatgtataaaaaaaataaatttaatagaatgatcaatttttaaatgtattttttattcaaatataactttgatacatttttccttatcatatcctgtccttatcatgtgcacctcaaacacaggataagATAAGAGTCTATTGCTCTTATCTTATCCTGTTGCTAtcttgttcacatatcatatcatatcatatcctgactaccaaacgagcccttagaTGTTAACATAGCCGTGCTCTATGACAGATGAATGACCGTTGGTTAAGAGCAAAATGAGTGTGCTAAAAAACCAACACGATTGTGTATACAGATATTTTCTCACTGATCCAACTGTTTAGAATGCATCGTTAGATGTTATGAATCACATACTGATATTTCAGCCCAATCCAACAGTGAAAGAatctataataataattttatgacGAGTGCTCAAAGTTGACGGTATGCAGAAATCGCGAAGtcgttgttttttcttttttccatgaTTTCATTTTTCCCAAATTTTCCACATGTGACCTGCCTATTGCGTATTTACTAATTACTACAGAACATGTGTTTTTTGTAAAGGTAATGCAATATTTTGACACAAAATCACTCATACTAGAAAACCTAGAAAAAATCATGTAAAATAGACACACATCATTTACTGTGGATCAAGACATGGTCTACAAGTTAAAAGAGGTTTTgtgcaaattaattttaatacaaaaaaatattgtaaataacatATACTAAATGTTAGAAGTAAAAAATGATTCATGAGTGGaccgtttttttttataagcgagTGGACCGTTTTTAATGTAATCTCCTTAAATTtgtctttttaaattttagtacCTAGAATTCTCATATATTATTGTCTTTTCTAATTCATTTGCACCATGTTATCTAGCGTTAAAACGTTTCATTAATTTGTCATGCTTGTTATCTAATTTCATCATCatattttttaaagcaaaaagcGCGCATATATATGGTACTACACAATCCTTCTCAGAATGGAACAAACGCCAACAAATCTAaaggcagaaaaaaaaaacaacttaacCAACAAGATACCCATATAGAGGGAAAGAAAAAGGCAACCCCACAACTAGAACCAACACCCAAAGCAACAACAATCATGTCGTCATAACAACAAATTAAAAAGGCCCTAGAACAAAGTCAAAactccaaaactctcaaaataagtCAACTCTCAAACAACAAGAGACAATCACAAACTCTATCTCAATCAACAAAAGCAGCTTCAGACTCCTCATTGCAAGAATCTAGGTTGCAATTTGGTTGATGGAAGCAACATATGTACAATTATACACCATTCCCATTCGTTTCCCATCAAAAGAGCACTCCACTCCCTAGTCTGAACACTCATAGGTTCGGAAAGCTCTGTCGGCAAAAGCATCATCTCCCCCCTTTCAAACCAAGTATCTACATCTGAAACCTCCGCCAAAGCAACCTCACTGAAATGCACAACAAGGCCCTTCTTCTTTTTACCTCTCTTCTCAACTTTCTTAGGTATTCCCCTACCCCTTTTGGCTTCTCtacactgaaggtatgaaaaacgatagaaatgggggtttgaatagcgttttcaactaAAAACTTTTCCCTCTTGAGATTTAGATAAATCTCTCGAATaaacaacacaaggtgcaaagataagagatgaagagaagcacacaagtattttatcctggttcacttgataatcgctcaagcgaatccagtccacccgttaaggtgatttcttccttcttagaatgaaggcaatccactattcaatgtttgttacaactgcactagcaaccttctcagtgactaacaatacaatgaactagcaaacactaagattcactctcttagtcttctcaaggagctgaccaaccttggtcccttagggaaatcaaactaactgtttgagggttttaggtttacaatgagtgcttctgagaaagctaaggtaaacacagtaagaactattgaagaaagattgctaagagaatattgaatggttgcttaagtttgtacaaagtttcttagccgcttcttcaatcttcagcctctatttatacttcaaggattagggttgtattcgatgtttgaaatgctaccgttggagggcaaatccaaaacttccagattctgctatggctgaacatGTTaagtaaggtcgtcaggatagtacaattgcttttgtacttggacagcgacgtgagccttatcctagttgacttctgatcagacgacgcttcatgttggaacttgtgaagcttggtgatcagagtcagagggaagcttggatcctctgaccttcgtatcttctggttctggacatcagagttggaagtacttggtcttcagagccagcttactcttggactttagAATCTTCACTTCTTAACTTCTGCACCTTCAGAGCttttggaccttcagagcctctggaccttcagagcttttggtcttcagaactttaagtgatctgaatccacatcagagcttatcatcttcagaacttctgaagcatatactactgttcaatcaAAACATAATGAGTAcgaaagcgttgcgttggttactctttggctaaatgcttctgataattgtgagtattgaccagagtcagagcctgtcatttaaacactcagaaaacaatgttagagtaccataattgttcatacacaatagttatcatgtaatcatcaaaacatagagttgtactacgtgaccaaatcttggtcttacaaactccccctttttgatgacaaaactaagtattttgatgaacaattcttaaacaataaactgaatacactcagagtttagggtatCAGaggtaaacttatcctgatatgtatggtttattttgctcgtcctgaatccaagtcacagtttgattctgagcttaactccccctgaatctaagagtTAATgaaacattagtaatatctagattctgagctaaagtGAAATTGGTCATATTGATATATCAGTCAGATTCACATATATATGAAATTATCAGAGCGCATGAATAATCAGAGTCAAAACAAGGATAAGGTATTAGAGTCAACTGACTTGAGCATActatcacttcagaggaagtgaaaatgtattccttgctatTTCCTCACTGATAGATCTATGGTCATAGTGATGGATCACTTaaaattctccaaaaaaaaaatcacactaacacagcttacatcaaaaactgggctgtactccccctttttgtcataagcaaaaagaatggggtgtgaaaaacttagcttgaagtacaaggtacccCCCTCAGAGAAGGACTAAGTTGAAAAGAATTGTggagaaaaagataaaaaagtGAATAAGATTAATTAGGAAAATAGTTAATTAATGCAGATGTAGAAAATTTAATGAAGTGAATAACACCGGTCAAAAGAGAATGAAACGTTTACCACCAGCCAGAGAGTTTAAGGTGTGCATAAGTTTCCAACGTAAACACCTCGAGAAACTGAATTAGCATTAACTTCTGGAGACTGAACTTGGTGTATAAATAACAGTTTAAgccataacagtcttcacaaaaacatcttcatcttgtAATAAATACGACAATGGCTTCCATTGAGAATTGCATCAATGAGCTTAGGAGGAAGGCATTTGAAGAGGATTTGTTCTTCAATGTCAGTGGGAGATGAAGTTTCTTGTTCAGAATGGTCAGAAGGTTGTGGTTCAGAGTCTTGTTTTTCAAGTGCTTGCTGGTCAGAGGCTTGTTggggttcagaggcttgtgaaGGGTATGGAAGTAGAATGGTTGAAGTCTGTTCAGAGGGTTGAGGAGTTTGGATTCGTTGCCAAAGAGGTTCATCTTCAATGGAAGGTTGAATTAATGAAGTCTTTGGTGGGGATGAACAGGTAATGGTGATTATGGTGGTTGGTTAGATGACAGAGGTTTGTTGGCTAGGAGGAGAATGTAGAGCTTGGGTAGGAATGGGGTTAGATACAGCCAAAAGAGCagcagattcatcatcatcagtaAGAACTACAAACTTACTTGAGTTCCTGACATAAGATCTTGTGACTCTGGTGACTCTTGGTGCTTGAGGGGTTTCCTGCTGGATAACACTGGCGGttattctgaccttcttcttcttcttcttctgaggtggttgctcatcatcatcaccatcctcAGAGTCATCATTTGCAACCGCAATAttctctttcttcctctttgtcttcttcttcttgggggATTCATAGTCAGGAGCTTCTGGAAGAGctctgaagaactcatctacatcaatctcaCATCCGAGACTCTTCAGATCCTCAAGATAGTACATGatagcctctggatcatcagccttatACCAGAGGGGATAATCATTGAGAGggattcttcttcccttgatTTCTTCTGGTGTGATGACAGAGTCAGCCTTGATCTTCTTTTCTACCAGGCACATCCTCTTCATCGTTGTAGAAGTGAAGGCATCTCCGGTCAGAGTGGTGATGTCTTCAGTGCATCCTGCAGCAATCAAGTCCTTGACCAAGTTGCTCTCAACAAACAGATCAGATAGCAActttccaaaaggaatgtacttgatCGTGTTCTTGGTCACAATTGCAGTTGTTCTTGATCTTCTTATGCAGTCCTTCAGATAGTTGAATAAAAAGTAAGGAAGACATATCTTCTGCTCAGTCTTGATGAAGTAGAGCAtcaccttctgattgaagttgatgtagttaGGAGAGCTTCCAATGGGTCTGGGATTGAAGCAATTTAGCataatcttgtgccagatcctcaAATCAGGATGAAGCTCTCTAGTCTTGTAGTCAGACTTTCCAGGTTTCCAATTTGCATACAGCACTGAGTTGATCGTGTCTTTAATTGCCCGCAACTTGGAATCATTTGCTTGAAATCTGTAACCCTTGATGGTGTCTGGACCCAGAAGCAGAGCAATTAATCTCTCAgtaatgatgatcttcttgCCCAGCACATAGGAAACCACTTGAAGATCGTCACAATCaacatgtttccagaattcctttaccaacttgTCATAGATGGGTCTAgtaagcctgttgaagtatccttcccagccttgaagcTTAACTGCTGGACGAAGATCCAACCCATTTTCTGCGATATTCCTGAAATCGACTCGCAATTCGCAGAGAACCTGAAGATCTTCTGGAGAGAAATTGCACGTAACTGCACAACCTCTCTAAGCAATCGAAACGGCTTTCTCCGACTTTTGAGTCTCAGCCTGAGTTGATTCAGTTGACCGCGATCGAAGAATTGGACTTGATTGACCAGTTGTCAGGCCTACAACCAACTTAGGAAACACTCTGCGATCAGCAGAATCAGCTTTCTCTGATCTTTCCATGGCGGAAGAGAGTTTGGGTAGAAGGACTATgaacaggagagagaagagagggtTTTGAAAGAAAAACTTAGAGCTTTTGAAttgagagagagaaatgaagaaagtgtaatggagaacgtgtgtgcataAGTGGGTTTAAAGGTAACCGTTGGCGGTTGTACAACCAAAAGTTAAATCAACGGCTAGAAGTTAATGAAATAAAGTTAAATAGTAAATGCACAtaacacacggtggagaataagcaGATCAaaatcattacaacagattatccCAAGAGGCATAAGGAACAAGGCATCAGAATACACTGACACACGTTTGTTGTCTTGTCTCAGAGTGGGTACCAATGGATACACAGCATCTGACAaggttaccttctgaactagacatcttctgataagaagcatcatagtcagaggttctgatccatcttcatactggacaaaagtccatattcagatttttcagtataaaattaaatctatcctctactaagggctttgtaaagatatctgcccattgatggtcagtatcaacaaacttcagaagaagtacgcccttctgaacataatctctaataaaatgatactttacctcaatgtgctttacCCTTGAATGTAAGgttggattcttactgagtgagatagcagcagtattgtcacagtaaattggaatgttgctctcaaggatttgataatcctctagctgatgtttcatccagagcatctgagtgctacaaatagctgctgagatatattctgcctctgcagtggatagtgcaatggttgacttcctcttgcttgcccatgagactaagttacttcccataaattgacaatttctagaagtactttttctttctgttctatctccagcataatcagcatcacaataacctgaaagcttatactctgatgttttcttaaaCATCAAgtcaaggttagtggtacctttcaaatatctgagaattctcttaacaacagttaagtgagtttctctcggatctgattggaatcgagcacataaatgtacactaaagaGAATATCTgacctagatgcagttaagtatagaagagagcctatcataccacgatagagcttttgGCATACTTTGCCACtgacatcttctttctccagaatgcatgtaggatgcattggagtcttggctattgtagattctgtcatgttaaacttcttcagaagttcttttgtgtacttgctctgatggatatatgttgcttctagtttttgatcaacttgtattcccagaaagtacttgagttctcccatcatactcatttcaaattcagcctgcatcatctcagaaaattccttgcaaagagatggattagcagatccaaatataatatcatcaacataaatttgtacaattaagatatcatctttgtaagttttgcaaaagagatttgtatctactttaccccttacaaactcattttctagaaggaatgagcttaATCTCTCAtacatgctctgggagcttgcttcagaccatagagagatttcttcaatttgaagacATGGCCAGGGTTTtgctcatcttcaaaaccaggaggttggtgcacatacact
This is a stretch of genomic DNA from Lotus japonicus ecotype B-129 chromosome 1, LjGifu_v1.2. It encodes these proteins:
- the LOC130729021 gene encoding uncharacterized protein LOC130729021 — encoded protein: MERSEKADSADRRVFPKLVVGLTTEDLQVLCELRVDFRNIAENGLDLRPAVKLQGWEGYFNRLTRPIYDKLVKEFWKHVDCDDLQVVSYVLGKKIIITERLIALLLGPDTIKGYRFQANDSKLRAIKDTINSVLYANWKPGKSDYKTRELHPDLRIWHKIMLNCFNPRPIGSSPNYINFNQKVMLYFIKTEQKICLPYFLFNYLKDCIRRSRTTAIVTKNTIKYIPFGKLLSDLFVESNLVKDLIAAGCTEDITTLTGDAFTSTTMKRMCLVEKKIKADSVITPEEIKGRRIPLNDYPLWYKADDPEAIMYYLEDLKSLGCEIDVDEFFRALPEAPDYESPKKKKTKRKKENIACREAKRGRGIPKKVEKRGKKKKGLVVHFSEVALAEVSDVDTWFERGEMMLLPTELSEPMSVQTREWSALLMGNEWEWCIIVHMLLPSTKLQPRFLQ